GTCTATCACTTCCTTCACTGGCAGGGTCTTAATAATATCATATTCAGGGTTAGCTAAAACAATGCAACGGGCTAATAGATAAAATAAAAAAACCGCTTTAAATAAGCGGTAGATTTTTTACTATCCCTATGAGCTCGTGCTCATAGGGACTGGGAGAGGAGAAACCGGAGGAAGAGCTTATGGGGGAGGGTTATTTTTTTTAATAACCTCTAAGCTCTTCAGTAAATTACTTTACCATTAAGTAGTATGAACTGCTGCATTTGATTATATACGTTAGAACTAAAAAAAATGGCAATAATAAAGTAAAAAAATAGTAAGAATCAGTCAAAATATGTTTCAAAATATGTTATAGTATAATGAGGTGTTGAAATGTGCGAATTATTTCAGGAAAAGCCAAAGGGCATCCAATAGTAGCTCCAAAGGGATTTGATACAAGACCAACTACGGATAGAGTTAGGGAAGCAATCTTTAATATAATCCAAATGCACATTTCAGGTGCTGAGGTTCTAGACTTGTTTGCTGGGACAGGGGCCTTGGGTATTGAGGCTTTAAGCAGAGGAGCTAAAAAAGCGTTTTTTGTTGAGAAATCTTTACCCGCACTAAAATGTATTGAAAAAAACCTTTTAACAACTAAACTAAAAGATTTTGCCTATATATTAAATAGTGACGCTTTTTTTTACTTAACTAATTGCAAAGAAAAATTTGACTTAATATTCCTTGATCCTCCATATGGGCATAATTTAGTTGAACGTGCCTTGGAAATAATTTCCCAGAGATCTATTTTAAACAGCAAAGCTATAATAATAGCTGAAACTTCCAAAAGTGATAATTTGCCGGTTTCCCTAAAAAATATTGAATGTTATCGTCAAGTACGCTATGGTGATACTATGATTTGGTTTTATTATTTGGCTAAGGGTGAGGAGGAGTAATATGGATGTTTTTGAGACCCTAGATGCATTGGAAGAGTTGATTGACAGTAGTCACAAGATTCCTTTGACAAATAAGATTATGGTTAATGTAGATGATATTTTGGATTTCTTAGATCAAATTCGCTCTGTATTACCTGAAGAAATTAGGCAATCTCGCTGGGTAACGAAAGAACGTGAAAAAATTTTAGCTGAAGCTCATCAGGAAGCCAAAATAGCTATTGAAGAAGCCAAGTCGCATATTGGTAAATTAGCTGAAGATACAGAGGTAGTTCGTCTGGCTAAGGTAAGGGCTGAGGAAATTATTAATAAAGCTAAAGCCATTAGCCAGGATATTCGTTCGGGTGCTGAGTTATACGCTGATGAACTTTTAAGCAAATTGGAAGCAAACTTAGAGAAATCCTTAGAAGTTGTGCGCCAAGGGCGTCTAGAACTAAATCACAATAAACAGCCTATGGCAGAATAATTTTTATCTATTTTATAATTTAAAACGTAGCTTAAAAAAACGACCTAAAAGATTAAAGCTCAGTGAGATACATAATAAAATTAAAATAATAAAAAAGCAGATTTTTAACAATTCCAAACTCATGAGCCATGGGGATAGGAAAAATTTATTGTTGAATTCTACAAATAGTAGACTTACAGTTGTACTCTTATTTTTTAAAAAAATAAAAGTAAAGACTGAAGCTAATAAACCATGCCCAATTCTTGTTAGTAAGTAAGGCTTTAGACTAATGTCTGTGTCAGCGATCATGCTTTTGGTTTGAGCGTGGATAGAAAGACCTAGCCAACCTAAAATTATACTTACAATGACTAATTGCTGAGTTAAAGGTGCTTGTACCTCACTGGTTAATTTAGCTCCAATTGTCATTTCGATGATGCCGCTGGAAAGAGTATTATATAAATGCTGGTTAAAATTAAAACCCGAAAGTATAATAGCTAGCAAACTGCCCATAGCTTTGATGATACCAAAAGTTGAGAGTATTTCGATAATAACTGAGAATATAATAACGAAGCCGCCTACCGTTAGTAGAGTATTGATAGAATTACGGATGGCATCACCTAATAATTTACCAATGGTTCTTCCATCAGCTTGGTAGGCCTTTTCTAGTGCTTGAAAAGCACTTTTTATTATTGAGCCACGTACACTAGGTACAGTGCTTAATTCTTTCCCGTTGCAATTATAAAAGCGTAAGATGATTCCCATGACTAAGTTAGCTAAATAGTGGGCTCCAGCGATAACTATTCCTAATTCTGGATGATTAAACATACCGACAGCGACAGCACTGAACATAAAAAGTGGAGAAGCATTACTGGTAAAACTGATTAATCTTTCAGCTTCGGTTTTTGTACAAAGGTTTTTTTCCCTAAGCTGACTTGTTAAGGCTGCTCCTATTGGAGCCCCCGAGGTATAGCCTACTGCTACTACAAAAGCCCCTGAGCCTGGAACATTAAAAAGAGGGCGCATAATTGGTTCTAAGAGAACCCCCAAAAAATGGACTATACCCAATGCCATTAACATCTCAGACACAACAAAGAAAGGCAGTAAGGCCGGAAAGACAATGCGCCACCAAGCGTCTAGCCCTCGTAGTGCTGCTTGAAAAACAGCTTGAGGGTAGAATAACATGGCAATAATAAAGGTTAGGATAAATATTATTTTGCAAAGTAATATAAAAAACATCTTTTTTCTACTGGGGGCAGATAAATTCAAGTAAATTCCTCCAAAATTTCTTTAAAATTTTAAAAAACTAAAAATAACAGAAAAATACCAAAAAGGATAACTTGTTTTCCTGACAGAATCATAACTTTATAGTAAATTATATAGGGATTATTTTTTTCTAGTACACAATGTTGGGAATACTACTGACATATGACCTTCTACATATAGAAAGAAGGGGTGATGTCGGTGAAAAAGCCAATAGTGGGGCTGGCACTAGGATCGGGTGCTGCTAAAGGATTTGCTCATTTGGGAGTAATTAAAGTTCTAGTTAAGGAAAATATACCTATTAATTTAATTACCGGGTCTAGTATTGGCAGCGTTTTTGGCGCTTTGTATGCTGTAGGGACCGATCTTTTTATTTTGGAAAAACTTTGTGCCTCATTACAGCAAAATCAGCTAATTGATTTTTCCGTTTCAAAATTAGGTTTTATCAAAGGGAATCGTATTGAAGCATTGTTGCGTTTGTTAACTAAAAATAAGCGCTTTGAAGATTTAGAAATACCTTTATATGTGACGGCTGTTGATATCGAACGCAGGGAAAAAGTTGTTTTGGAAAAAGGATCTATTGCCGAAGCACTGCGGGCAAGCATTTCCATCCCTGGAGTATTTCAGCCCAAATATCTTTTTGATAAAATGCTAGTTGACGGTGGGGTACTAGATAGAGTACCGGTTAAATTAGCCAAGAGCAAAGGTGCAGATTTTATAATTGCTGTGGACTTAAAAAATGGTGGTATTACTAAGGAATTTGAACCAGTTAAAAACACAATTGATATTATTCTAAAATCCATAGATTTGTTAGAAAAAAGCAACTATGATGATTTAAAAGAAGCTAATATTTTACTTGAACCAAAAGTAGCTCATATTGGCCCGGCAGACTTTCACAAGGCTGCCGAATGTATTGCTTTAGGCGAAGAAGAAGCTAGGGGGGTTATTCCTAAAATCAAAGATTCCTTAGGGATAATCTAATTTACTTTAAAAATTTCTACACTTTTAAAGTAGAAAATTATATAGAATTTTTAAGTATTAAGGAGGAGAAATTGTGAAAGTATTAGTAATTAATAGCGGCAGTTCTTCCATTAAGTATCAATTATTTGATATGACAGACGAAGGTGTGTTAGCTAAAGGATTAGTAGAGAGAATTGGCATTGAAGGCTCCATGTTAACACACACTCCAGCTAACAGTGATAAAGTTGTTATTAAGCAGGACATTCCTGATCACAGTATTGGAATTAAATTAGTATTGGATGCATTAATCAGCTCAAGATACGGTGTAATCAAGAGTATGGATGAAATTTCCGCTGTAGGACACAGAATAGTTCAAGGGGGAAGCATCTTCCCTAAATCAGCTTATGTTAATGAAAAAACTAAAGAAGGCATTAAAGAATTATTTACCCTGGGGCCACTACATAACCCACCTGCTTACACAGGTATTGAAGCTTGTGAAAAGGTGCTGCCTGGTGTACCTATGGTAGCTGTTTTTGATACCTCTTTCCATCAAACTATGCCCAGCAAAGCATTTATGTATAGTTTACCTTACGAATACTATGAAAAATATGCTATTAGAAGATACGGTGCACACGGAACATCCCATAAATATGTAGCTTATCGTGCAGCAGAATTAGCTGGCGAGCCAATTGAAAATTTAAAAATTGTTACCTGTCATTTAGGTAATGGTTCTAGTATTACTGCAGTCGATGGAGGAAAATCCGTTGATACAAGTATGGGTCTAACTCCATTGGCTGGAGTTACAATGGGCACAAGATGTGGTGATATTGACCCGGCAATTGTACCTTTCATTATGGAAAAAGAAGGTTTAACACCGAAAGAAATGGATACAATTATGAATAAGAAAAGCGGTGTTTTAGCCCTTTCTGGAGTTTCAAGTGACTTCCGTGATATTGAAGGTTCAGCTAATGAAGGCAATGAGCGTTCCAAGCTTGCTTTAGAGAAATTTGCTTATGATGTTAAAAAATACATTGGAGCATATAGTGCAGCTTTAAATGGCTTGGATATTTTAGTATTTACTGCAGGTTTGGGCGAAGATTCTTACACCATGAGAGAATCTATTTGCAAGGATTTAGATTTCTTAGGAATTAAAATTGATGTAGATAAGAATAAAGTACGAGGCCAGGAAGTAGAGGTTACTGCACCTGGATCCAAAGTTCGTGTTTTTGTAATTCCTACAAATGAAGAAGTAGTTATTGCTAGAGAAACAAAGGAAATCGTTGAAAGCTTAAAGTAAATTTTCTTGACAGATAGCTGTAAGTATTTGTATAATAACTTTTAGGTTTTCCCAAAATAGAGCAGGTGGATAAAATGATTATTGATTTAGCTAAGCTTCGTGCTCAGCCTGAGGGTAGTAAAGAGTTTAGAATGGAAAAAGAATTTGAGCCTATATCCTGGGCTGATGAAGTATTGACTTTTCTTGCTCCGGTTCAAGTAGACTTTGTAGCCACTTATAATAATAAAGTGCTACATGTAGAGGGACAAGTTCAGGCTAAATTGAATTTTACTTGTTCTCGTTGTTTACAGCCTTTTATTAAGGAATTTAATACTAAAATAGCAGCAGAGTTTCGACCTAAGGTAAGACGGGAAGAGGAAGTAGATGCGGAAAATGTGTATTATTATTCCGGAGACCTGGTGGACTTAACAGATGCTATTTTGGAGAATATTTTGCTAGAGTTGCCTATGAAGGCAATATGCACTGAAAACTGCTTGGGTTTATGTATGAAATGTGGGAAAAACTTAAATGAGGGTCCATGTACATGTTCAACCCAAGAAATAGACCCCCGGTTACAAGAATTACAAAAGTTCTTTAGTCAGGAAAGGAGTTGAAATAAATGGGTGTACCAAAAAGGAGACATTCTAAAGCAAGAAAAAATATGCGCCGTTCAATTTGGGCTCAAATGGAAGCACCTGGATTAACTGTTTGTCCTCAATGCCATGAATTTAAACAGCCTCACCGTGTTTGTCCGTCATGTGGTTATTATAAAAATAGAACCGTTGTTGAGTCGGCTGCAGAGTAAAATTAATATTACAAATAAATTACAACAAACTTAAAATAAAAAGCTATTGTACCCTAAGGACTATACACAGAGGTTTTAACGATTATGTATAGTTTTTAGGTATAATAGCTTTTTGCTATTTTTTGGGAAGTAACACCTTGCATAAATTTAGCACCTAGTTTATACTGTTTTGTAAGTAGGTATTAATATCTACTACTAAGTAAGGGAAGGACTAGCAAATGCGGCTGATTAGGAGCAAAGAAGAACGACAGTCTCTTTTAGCTGAATATATAAATACAATGCCTTTCGCTACAGATGAAGAGTTAGCCGAAAAATTTCAGGTTAGTATCCAAACTATTAGGCTAGATCGATTGGCTTTAGGGATACCTCAAGTTAGGGAAAGAATGAAATCTGTTGCTAAGGAAGTATATCAACCTTTACGGTCTTTGCAAAAGGGCGAATTAGTGGGAGATCTGATTGAAGTAAGGCTAGGCGACAGCGGAATTTCTATTCTAGATGTTAATGAAGCCATGGTTTTAGAAAAGACGAAAATAGCTAGAGGGCATTATTTATTTGCGCAAGCTAATACTTTAGCTATAGCTATCATTGATGCTCCTGTAGTGCTGACAGGCAGTGCTCGAGTTCGTTTTAAAAGACCTGTATTCTTAGGAGAAAGAATAATTGCTAAGGCTAAAGTTAAAGTTCAGCGTTCCACTAAATTATTGGTAGAAATTCAATCAACGGTGGACAAAGAAGTAGTCTTTAAAGGACAATTTATTGTATCTGCCCTGAAGCCTAAAAGGGAGGAGTAGTTTTAGATGCGTTTAGCAATTGATGCTATGGGTGGTGACCATGCGCCACAACAAATAGTAGAAGGAGCAGTTAAAGCTGCTAAAGAAAAGCCTAGTCTAGAAATTATTCTCGTGGGACAAGAAGCTGTTTTGAAAAAAGAATTACAGCAACATACTACTTTAAATAATATTAGTATTTGTCCAGCTAATGAAGTTATTACTATGGAAGAAGAGCCGGCTCTCGCAGTGCGAAGTAAAAAGGATGCTTCCATAGTTGTGGCTACTAAACTGGTAAAAGATAAGGAAGCAGATGCTATTATTTCTGCTGGAAGTACAGGTGCCCAGATGGCCAGCGCTCTTTTGGGTTTGGGAAGAATAAAAGGGATAGCACGGCCTGCAATAGCAACAGTATTTCCAACTTTAAAAGGCGGAAAGTTAGTTTTAGATGTTGGGGCTAATAGTGACTGTAAACCTATACATTTGGTACAATTTGCCCACATGGGTAGTATTTATGCTGAAAAACTACTTCAGATTTCAAATCCAAAAGTTGGCTTATTAAATATAGGCTCAGAGGAAAAAAAAGGAAATGAGCTAACTCAAGAAACATATCATCTGTTAAAGAGAGAACAGAATCTTAATTTTATAGGTAATATTGAACCAAGGTATATTCCTTTAGGTGAAGCAGATGTAATAGTTTGTGACGGATTTGTTGGTAATGCTATTTTAAAATTTGCAGAAGGACTAAGTAGTTTTTTATTTAAGCTAATAAAACAGGAATTAACAAAAAATTTTACAAGGAGAATTGGTGCGGCTCTTGTTAAATCTGGGTTTAAGGATATCAAGAATTCCCTAGATTATACGGAGTACGGGGGAGCTCCCTTACTCGGCGTAAATGGGGTTAGTATTATCTGCCATGGTAGTTCCAATGCTTACACCATAAAAAATGGTATTTTTGCTGCTGCTAGATGTGTAGAAAGCGACTTTGTTCGAAAGATAAGTGAAGTTATAGCATTGGAAGAGCAGAAAGGATGAGACCAATGGAAAGTATCCAAGGAATAACTATCATCGGAACTGGTTCATCTGTTCCTGAAAAGGTATTGACAAACGATGAATTAGCACAGAAAGTAGAAACCAACGACGAATGGATTAGAACCCGTACAGGGATTTGTGAACGAAGAATTGCCGACCAATATACAGCTACCTCAGATTTATGTGTATCTGCAGCCCAAAAAGCAATTGCCGATGCGGCAATTAGTCCTGAGGAAATAGATTTAATCATTGTAGCTACTATTACTCCTGATAGAATTTTTCCCTCTACAGCATGCTTTGTACAAGAAAGAATTGGCGCTAAAAAGGCTAGTGCCTTTGATCTTTCTGCTGCTTGCAGCGGCTTTATTTATGCATTATCTGTTGCCAGTCAATTTATTGCAACTAGCTTTTATAAGACAGTCTTAGTTATCGGCGCGGAAACCCTTAGCAAAATCGTAGATTGGGAAGATCGTTCAACTTGTATACTTTTTGGTGATGGAGCAGGTGCCGCTGTTTTAAGAAGCAATCCAATGGGCAAAGGTATTCTTTCGTTTTACTTGGGATCAGACGGATCAGGAGCTGAGCATTTGTTTATTCCAGCTGGCGGTTCACTAAAACCAGCAAGTATAGAAACTGTTACCAATAGAGAGCACTATATTAGAATGAATGGCAATGAAGTATTTAAGTTTGCTGTAAAAATAATGAGTGAAGCATCCTTAAAAGTACTTGAAAAATGTGGGAAGACAAAAGATGATTTAGACTTCTTAATTCCACACCAGGCCAATATTAGAATAATCGAAGCAGCAAGAAAAAGGCTGAATTTACCACCGGAAAAAGTATATGTTAATTTAGACCGCTACGGTAATATTTCCGCTGGGTCTATACCTGTAGCATTAGACGAAGCTGTTAAAGAAGGAAAGATTAATAAGGGTGACTTAGTTTTATTAGTTGCGTTTGGGGCAGGGCTAACCTGGGGAGCCTGTGTTCTGGAATGGAACAAATAGGAGGTTCGTAAATGCTAAAAACTGATCTATGTAATTTATTAAACATTAAATATCCTATTATTCAGGGAGGTATGGCCTGGGTTGCCACGGGGGAACTGGCTGCTGCAGTTTCTGCTGCTGGGGGACTAGGAATTATTGGAGCTGGGTCAGCACCTCCGGATATTGTACGACAGGAAATTTCTAAAGTACAGGCGGCTACGGATAAACCTTTTGGAGTTAATGTGTATTACTTATCTCCCTATGTAGATGAATTAGTTAATTTGGTTACGGAAATGAAAGTTCCCGTTGTTACTACTGGTGCTGGAAACCCTGGCAAACATATTGCACAGTTTAAAGAAGCCGGAACCATAGTTTTACCAGTGGTTTCTTCAGTGGCTTTAGCCAAAAGACTTGCTAGACTTGGAGTAGATGGATTTATTGCTGAGGGAATGGAATGCGGTGGCCATGTGGGAGAGTTGACTACTATGGCATTAGTTCCGCAAATTGTTGACGCAGTAGAATTACCTGTAGTTGCAGCAGGAGGCATAGCCGATGGCAGGGGGTTAGTTGCTGCTTTAGCTTTAGGAGCTTGCGGTGTTCAAATAGGTACTCGTTTTATTTGTGCTACCGAATGTACAGTACATCCAAATTATAAAAGGGCTGTATTAGAAGCTAAAGACAGAGATACGGTTTTAACAGGGTTACCTGGTCATGAAGTTCGAGTATTAAAGAACAAATTGACTAGAAAATTTGATGAATTAATTGCCAATCATGGCGATATAAGTTCAATTAATGAATTGGGTATAGGTAAATTAAGATTGGCGGCAATTGAAGGAGATGTAGATGAAGGTTCTGTTATGGCTGGCCAAGTAGCAGCTATGGTCAAGGGGTTGAAGCCGGCAGCAGAAATTATTACGGAAGTTGTCTCAGAAGCACAGTTATTACTTCAAAAACTATCAGATTATCTAGGAGGTACAAATGCCTAAAATTGCTTTTTTATTTCCTGGGCAAGGCTCTCAGTATATAGGTATGTGCCAGGACTTAGAAAAAAATTATAAAATAGTTAAACAGGTTTTTGAAACTGCTAATGAAACTTTAGGGCAGGACCTTAAAAGGCTTTGCTTTGAGGGCCCTGAAGAAGATTTAAAAAAGACAGTCAATACTCAGCCTGCCCTTGTAACTGCCAGTGTGGCTTGTTTGCAAGTATTAAAAGCAGAAGGAATAAGTCCGCAGTTTGTTGCAGGTCACAGCTTAGGAGAATACTCTGCTTTAGTAGCAGCAGGCTGTATTAGCTTTGCAGATACAGTGAATTTAGTACGCTGCCGTGGTGAATTAATGGAAAATGCTTTTCCGCAAGGGCAAGGCGGAATGGCGGCAATTATAGGTTTAAAGGCACAAGATGTTGAAGAAGTTTGCCGAAATGCTTCAGCTTATGGCCTAGTTCAACCTGCAAATTATAATGCACCGGGACAGACTGTAATCTCTGGAGAAAAAGAGGCTATTAAACAAGCCTTGATTTTGGCCCAAACTGCTGGAGCTAAAAAAACTGTTGAATTAGCAGTTAGCGGTCCTTTCCATTCAGAATTAATGGGTGGGGCAGCAGTAAAATTTGCTGAAGTACTTAAAAAAGTAACAATTAAAGATCCACAAATTCCAATTGTAGCTAATACCAATGCGCAGTTATTATCTGGGTCTGAGGAAATTTTAACTGCTTTAGTAAAACAACTGTCAGCTCCAGTACGCTGGGTTGAAACTATTGAAAAGTTACATAGTTGTGGAGTAGACACTTTTGTTGAGGTTGGCGCTGGAAAAGTTTTGTCGGGTTTGGTCAAAAAAATTGTCAGCGGAGTTACAATAACCAATGTCCAGGATATGGATAGCTTGCAAAAAACATTAAGTCTACTGAAAGGAGCGTAAGTTAATGTCAGAAATGCTGCAAGATATGGTGGCTATTGTGACAGGAGGATCCCGTGGTATTGGAAGGGAAATATGCTTAACATTAGCCGAAGCAGGAGCGGACATTGTAATTAACTTTATAGATGATGAAGACGAGGCTAAGGATCTAGTTAGAGAAATCAATGAACTTGGGCGTAAAGCTGTTTTAGTAGAAGGCAGTGTTGCTGAAGCTGCAACAGCTCAAACATTAGTTGAAACTGCTATTGAAAATTTTGGTAGAGTAGATATACTAGTAAATAATGCTGGTATTACAAGGGATAATTTAATGTTAAGGTTAAAAGAAGAGGATTGGGATGCGGTATTAAACACTAATCTAAAAGGAATTTATCTTTGTTCGAAGGCTGTCTTAAAAACGATGATGAAACAACATTTTGGGCGTATTATAAATATTGCTTCCGTTGTTGGTCTAACTGGCAATGCTGGGCAAGCAAACTACGCTGCTGCTAAAGCAGGTGTTATAGGTTTAACAAAGTCACTTGCCAGAGAAGTAGCTAGCAGGCAGGTACTTGTTAATGCTGTAGCACCCGGCTATATTGAAACTAAGATGACAGAAAATTTGCCGCAGGCAATAAAAGATGATCTTATGCAAAGAATCCCATTGAATAGGTTAGGAAAACCAAAGGATGTGGCCAATGTGGTTGCCTTTTTGGCTTCACCGGCTGCCAGTTATATAACTGGACAAACAATAGTAGTTGACGGTGGCATGGTTATGCAGTAAATTGTTAATGTTATGGCTTGAGGGGAGGTGACATTAGTGGATATTTTTGAAAAAATTAAAGGCATCATCGTAGACCAACTTAGCGTTGAAGAAGATGAAGTAACCATGGAGACTTCTTTTGAAGAATTAAATGCAGATTCCTTAGATGTAGTTGAGTTAATTATGGCTTTAGAAGAAGAGTTTAATTTAGAAATTCCAGATGAAGATGCTGAAAAGTTAACAACGGTTGGTTCTGCAGTTGATTACGTAAAGGATAGAGTAAAATAGGTATTTTTAGAAGGTCCCGTAGCTTTATCTACGGGATTTTCTTAAAAATATATGATTATATAAGAATGTAGGTGAATATTTTTGCAGCTTCCAGAGTTGAAGATTGGTAACCTAATAGCTAAAATCCCTATTATACAGGGGGGCATGGCTGTAAGAATTTCTACAGCTCGGCTTGCGGCTGCTGTTGCTAATGAAGGAGGAATTGGTATAATAGCAGCTACAGGAATGACTGTTGAAGAGCTTCGCCAGGAAATCCGCAAAGCAAGG
Above is a window of Bacillota bacterium LX-D DNA encoding:
- the rsmD gene encoding 16S rRNA (guanine(966)-N(2))-methyltransferase RsmD, giving the protein MRIISGKAKGHPIVAPKGFDTRPTTDRVREAIFNIIQMHISGAEVLDLFAGTGALGIEALSRGAKKAFFVEKSLPALKCIEKNLLTTKLKDFAYILNSDAFFYLTNCKEKFDLIFLDPPYGHNLVERALEIISQRSILNSKAIIIAETSKSDNLPVSLKNIECYRQVRYGDTMIWFYYLAKGEEE
- a CDS encoding ATPase, with protein sequence MDVFETLDALEELIDSSHKIPLTNKIMVNVDDILDFLDQIRSVLPEEIRQSRWVTKEREKILAEAHQEAKIAIEEAKSHIGKLAEDTEVVRLAKVRAEEIINKAKAISQDIRSGAELYADELLSKLEANLEKSLEVVRQGRLELNHNKQPMAE
- the ylbJ gene encoding sporulation integral membrane protein YlbJ — protein: MNLSAPSRKKMFFILLCKIIFILTFIIAMLFYPQAVFQAALRGLDAWWRIVFPALLPFFVVSEMLMALGIVHFLGVLLEPIMRPLFNVPGSGAFVVAVGYTSGAPIGAALTSQLREKNLCTKTEAERLISFTSNASPLFMFSAVAVGMFNHPELGIVIAGAHYLANLVMGIILRFYNCNGKELSTVPSVRGSIIKSAFQALEKAYQADGRTIGKLLGDAIRNSINTLLTVGGFVIIFSVIIEILSTFGIIKAMGSLLAIILSGFNFNQHLYNTLSSGIIEMTIGAKLTSEVQAPLTQQLVIVSIILGWLGLSIHAQTKSMIADTDISLKPYLLTRIGHGLLASVFTFIFLKNKSTTVSLLFVEFNNKFFLSPWLMSLELLKICFFIILILLCISLSFNLLGRFFKLRFKL
- a CDS encoding patatin-like phospholipase family protein, translating into MKKPIVGLALGSGAAKGFAHLGVIKVLVKENIPINLITGSSIGSVFGALYAVGTDLFILEKLCASLQQNQLIDFSVSKLGFIKGNRIEALLRLLTKNKRFEDLEIPLYVTAVDIERREKVVLEKGSIAEALRASISIPGVFQPKYLFDKMLVDGGVLDRVPVKLAKSKGADFIIAVDLKNGGITKEFEPVKNTIDIILKSIDLLEKSNYDDLKEANILLEPKVAHIGPADFHKAAECIALGEEEARGVIPKIKDSLGII
- a CDS encoding acetate kinase encodes the protein MKVLVINSGSSSIKYQLFDMTDEGVLAKGLVERIGIEGSMLTHTPANSDKVVIKQDIPDHSIGIKLVLDALISSRYGVIKSMDEISAVGHRIVQGGSIFPKSAYVNEKTKEGIKELFTLGPLHNPPAYTGIEACEKVLPGVPMVAVFDTSFHQTMPSKAFMYSLPYEYYEKYAIRRYGAHGTSHKYVAYRAAELAGEPIENLKIVTCHLGNGSSITAVDGGKSVDTSMGLTPLAGVTMGTRCGDIDPAIVPFIMEKEGLTPKEMDTIMNKKSGVLALSGVSSDFRDIEGSANEGNERSKLALEKFAYDVKKYIGAYSAALNGLDILVFTAGLGEDSYTMRESICKDLDFLGIKIDVDKNKVRGQEVEVTAPGSKVRVFVIPTNEEVVIARETKEIVESLK
- a CDS encoding DUF177 domain-containing protein: MIIDLAKLRAQPEGSKEFRMEKEFEPISWADEVLTFLAPVQVDFVATYNNKVLHVEGQVQAKLNFTCSRCLQPFIKEFNTKIAAEFRPKVRREEEVDAENVYYYSGDLVDLTDAILENILLELPMKAICTENCLGLCMKCGKNLNEGPCTCSTQEIDPRLQELQKFFSQERS
- the rpmF gene encoding 50S ribosomal protein L32, with amino-acid sequence MGVPKRRHSKARKNMRRSIWAQMEAPGLTVCPQCHEFKQPHRVCPSCGYYKNRTVVESAAE
- the fapR gene encoding transcription factor FapR, with translation MRLIRSKEERQSLLAEYINTMPFATDEELAEKFQVSIQTIRLDRLALGIPQVRERMKSVAKEVYQPLRSLQKGELVGDLIEVRLGDSGISILDVNEAMVLEKTKIARGHYLFAQANTLAIAIIDAPVVLTGSARVRFKRPVFLGERIIAKAKVKVQRSTKLLVEIQSTVDKEVVFKGQFIVSALKPKREE
- the plsX gene encoding phosphate acyltransferase PlsX, with protein sequence MRLAIDAMGGDHAPQQIVEGAVKAAKEKPSLEIILVGQEAVLKKELQQHTTLNNISICPANEVITMEEEPALAVRSKKDASIVVATKLVKDKEADAIISAGSTGAQMASALLGLGRIKGIARPAIATVFPTLKGGKLVLDVGANSDCKPIHLVQFAHMGSIYAEKLLQISNPKVGLLNIGSEEKKGNELTQETYHLLKREQNLNFIGNIEPRYIPLGEADVIVCDGFVGNAILKFAEGLSSFLFKLIKQELTKNFTRRIGAALVKSGFKDIKNSLDYTEYGGAPLLGVNGVSIICHGSSNAYTIKNGIFAAARCVESDFVRKISEVIALEEQKG
- a CDS encoding beta-ketoacyl-ACP synthase III; its protein translation is MESIQGITIIGTGSSVPEKVLTNDELAQKVETNDEWIRTRTGICERRIADQYTATSDLCVSAAQKAIADAAISPEEIDLIIVATITPDRIFPSTACFVQERIGAKKASAFDLSAACSGFIYALSVASQFIATSFYKTVLVIGAETLSKIVDWEDRSTCILFGDGAGAAVLRSNPMGKGILSFYLGSDGSGAEHLFIPAGGSLKPASIETVTNREHYIRMNGNEVFKFAVKIMSEASLKVLEKCGKTKDDLDFLIPHQANIRIIEAARKRLNLPPEKVYVNLDRYGNISAGSIPVALDEAVKEGKINKGDLVLLVAFGAGLTWGACVLEWNK
- the fabK gene encoding enoyl-[acyl-carrier-protein] reductase FabK — translated: MLKTDLCNLLNIKYPIIQGGMAWVATGELAAAVSAAGGLGIIGAGSAPPDIVRQEISKVQAATDKPFGVNVYYLSPYVDELVNLVTEMKVPVVTTGAGNPGKHIAQFKEAGTIVLPVVSSVALAKRLARLGVDGFIAEGMECGGHVGELTTMALVPQIVDAVELPVVAAGGIADGRGLVAALALGACGVQIGTRFICATECTVHPNYKRAVLEAKDRDTVLTGLPGHEVRVLKNKLTRKFDELIANHGDISSINELGIGKLRLAAIEGDVDEGSVMAGQVAAMVKGLKPAAEIITEVVSEAQLLLQKLSDYLGGTNA
- the fabD gene encoding ACP S-malonyltransferase translates to MPKIAFLFPGQGSQYIGMCQDLEKNYKIVKQVFETANETLGQDLKRLCFEGPEEDLKKTVNTQPALVTASVACLQVLKAEGISPQFVAGHSLGEYSALVAAGCISFADTVNLVRCRGELMENAFPQGQGGMAAIIGLKAQDVEEVCRNASAYGLVQPANYNAPGQTVISGEKEAIKQALILAQTAGAKKTVELAVSGPFHSELMGGAAVKFAEVLKKVTIKDPQIPIVANTNAQLLSGSEEILTALVKQLSAPVRWVETIEKLHSCGVDTFVEVGAGKVLSGLVKKIVSGVTITNVQDMDSLQKTLSLLKGA
- the fabG gene encoding 3-oxoacyl-[acyl-carrier-protein] reductase, translating into MLQDMVAIVTGGSRGIGREICLTLAEAGADIVINFIDDEDEAKDLVREINELGRKAVLVEGSVAEAATAQTLVETAIENFGRVDILVNNAGITRDNLMLRLKEEDWDAVLNTNLKGIYLCSKAVLKTMMKQHFGRIINIASVVGLTGNAGQANYAAAKAGVIGLTKSLAREVASRQVLVNAVAPGYIETKMTENLPQAIKDDLMQRIPLNRLGKPKDVANVVAFLASPAASYITGQTIVVDGGMVMQ
- the acpP gene encoding acyl carrier protein, giving the protein MDIFEKIKGIIVDQLSVEEDEVTMETSFEELNADSLDVVELIMALEEEFNLEIPDEDAEKLTTVGSAVDYVKDRVK